One window from the genome of Cucumis melo cultivar AY chromosome 10, USDA_Cmelo_AY_1.0, whole genome shotgun sequence encodes:
- the LOC103493451 gene encoding adagio protein 3 isoform X1, with amino-acid sequence MPMAKNDDEPELQSSGKRLKCSKHDDERYHLGNEEEEEEQVTELPLKPGLFFYPMAPTSFVVSDALEPDFPIIYVNKVFEIFTGYRADEVLGQNCRFLQYRDPRAQRRHPLVDPVVVSEIRRCLEEGVEFQGELLNFRKDGTPMVNRLRLAPIHDDDGTVTHIIGIQVFSETKIDLNRLSYPVFKENCAIKYDLSGKSAHLIDQSPFGHHKEICGILQLSDEVLAHNILSRLTPRDVASVGSVCRRIRQLTKNEHLRKMVCQNAWGREVTGTLEQMTKKLGWGRLARELTTLEAVCWRKMTVGGAVEPLRCNFSACAAGNRLVLFGGEGVNMQPMDDTFVLNLDAANPEWRRVSVKSSPPGRWGHTLSCLNGSWLVVFGGCGSQGLLNDVFVLDLDAQQPTWKEISGGAPPLPRSWHSSCMIEGSKLVVSGGCTDAGVLLSDTYLLDLTTDKPTWREIPTSGTPPSRLGHSLSVYGRTKILMFGGLAKSGHLRLRSGEAYTIDLEEEEPQWRQLECSAFTGIGGQSAVVPPPRLDHVAVSMPCGRIIIFGGSIAGLHSPSQLFLLDPAEEKPSWRILNVPGQPPKFAWGHSTCVVGGTRVLVLGGHTGEEWILNELHELCLASRQDSDL; translated from the exons ATGCCAATGGCGAAAAACGATGATGAACCGGAGCTTCAGAGCTCCGGCAAGAGGCTTAAATGCTCTAAGCACGATGATGAACGATACcatcttggtaatgaagaagaagaagaggaacaGGTAACTGAACTTCCATTGAAGCCTGGGCTTTTCTTCTACCCAATGGCACCAACTTCTTTCGTCGTCTCTGATGCTCTTGAGCCCGATTTCCCAATCATCTACGTCAACAAAGTCTTCGAGATCTTCACTGGGTACCGTGCCGATGAGGTCCTGGGCCAGAATTG TCGGTTCTTACAATATAGAGATCCTCGTGCACAAAGGCGCCACCCTTTGGTTGACCCGGTGGTTGTTTCTGAAATCAGAAGATGTCTTGAGGAAGGTGTTGAATTCCAAGGTGAGCTCCTCAATTTCAGAAAGGATGGTACTCCTATGGTGAACAGGTTACGGCTTGCACCCATACATGATGATGATGGGACTGTAACACACATTATAGGAATTCAAGTGTTTTCGGAGACAAAAATAGACCTTAATCGGTTGTCATATCCTGTCTTCAAAGAAAATTGTGCCATTAAATATGATCTATCAGGCAAAAGTGCTCATCTGATTGATCAATCACCATTTGGTCATCATAAAGAAATATGTGGGATACTGCAGCTTTCAGATGAAGTCTTGGCTCATAACATTTTGTCACGCTTGACACCCCGAGATGTTGCATCTGTTGGATCAGTATGCCGAAGGATACGTCAATTGACGAAGAATGAGCATTTAAGGAAGATGGTATGTCAGAATGCATGGGGAAGAGAAGTGACTGGAACATTGGAACAAATGACAAAGAAACTCGGTTGGGGGCGCTTGGCTAGGGAACTTACAACTCTTGAAGCGGTTTGTTGGAGAAAAATGACAGTTGGAGGAGCTGTGGAGCCCTTACGTTGCAACTTTAGTGCATGTGCAGCAGGTAATCGACTAGTATTATTCGGTGGGGAAGGAGTCAATATGCAGCCTATGGATGATACCTTTGTTCTCAATCTTGATGCTGCAAATCCCGAGTGGCGCAGAGTAAGCGTGAAATCCTCCCCACCTGGACGCTGGGGCCACACTCTATCTTGTTTGAATGGTTCTTGGTTAGTGGTTTTCGGGGGATGTGGCAGTCAAGGATTGCTCAATGACGTGTTTGTACTCGATTTGGATGCTCAACAACCAACATGGAAAGAAATCTCTGGTGGAGCTCCTCCATTGCCTAGATCCTGGCATAGCTCCTGTATGATTGAAGGCTCAAAACTGGTAGTCTCAGGTGGATGCACAGATGCCGGTGTGCTTCTCAGTGACACATACTTGTTGGATCTAACAACAGACAAGCCAACATGGAGAGAGATACCCACATCTGGGACACCCCCATCTAGATTGGGACATTCTCTTTCTGTTTATGGTCGGACAAAGATTCTAATGTTTGGTGGACTTGCCAAGAGCGGACACTTACGCTTACGATCAGGCGAGGCATACACCATAGATTTAGAAGAGGAAGAACCCCAGTGGAGGCAACTTGAGTGCAGTGCATTCACCGGAATTGGCGGCCAGAGTGCTGTGGTTCCTCCACCAAGACTCGATCATGTAGCAGTCAGCATGCCCTGTGGAAGGATTATCATTTTTGGAGGCTCCATTGCCGGGTTACATTCACCTTCTCAACTATTCCTTCTCGATCCTGCCGAGGAGAAACCGTCATGGAGAATTCTCAACGTTCCTGGGCAACCACCTAAATTTGCTTGGGGCCATAGTACTTGCGTCGTTGGAGGGACACGGGTTTTGGTATTAGGCGGCCACACCGGAGAAGAATGGATACTCAATGAATTACATGAACTCTGTTTAGCTAGCAGACAAGATTCAGATCTTTGA
- the LOC103493451 gene encoding adagio protein 3 isoform X2: MLLSPISQSSTSTKSSRSSLGTVPMRSWARIEKAVGLWRILVSLIKEMAINSPLTSSKLSRFLQYRDPRAQRRHPLVDPVVVSEIRRCLEEGVEFQGELLNFRKDGTPMVNRLRLAPIHDDDGTVTHIIGIQVFSETKIDLNRLSYPVFKENCAIKYDLSGKSAHLIDQSPFGHHKEICGILQLSDEVLAHNILSRLTPRDVASVGSVCRRIRQLTKNEHLRKMVCQNAWGREVTGTLEQMTKKLGWGRLARELTTLEAVCWRKMTVGGAVEPLRCNFSACAAGNRLVLFGGEGVNMQPMDDTFVLNLDAANPEWRRVSVKSSPPGRWGHTLSCLNGSWLVVFGGCGSQGLLNDVFVLDLDAQQPTWKEISGGAPPLPRSWHSSCMIEGSKLVVSGGCTDAGVLLSDTYLLDLTTDKPTWREIPTSGTPPSRLGHSLSVYGRTKILMFGGLAKSGHLRLRSGEAYTIDLEEEEPQWRQLECSAFTGIGGQSAVVPPPRLDHVAVSMPCGRIIIFGGSIAGLHSPSQLFLLDPAEEKPSWRILNVPGQPPKFAWGHSTCVVGGTRVLVLGGHTGEEWILNELHELCLASRQDSDL; encoded by the exons ATGCTCTTGAGCCCGATTTCCCAATCATCTACGTCAACAAAGTCTTCGAGATCTTCACTGGGTACCGTGCCGATGAGGTCCTGGGCCAGAATTG AAAAGGCGGTGGGTCTATGGAGAATTTTGGTGAGTCTGATTAAGGAGATGGCTATAAATTCTCCCCTGACTTCATCCAAATTAAG TCGGTTCTTACAATATAGAGATCCTCGTGCACAAAGGCGCCACCCTTTGGTTGACCCGGTGGTTGTTTCTGAAATCAGAAGATGTCTTGAGGAAGGTGTTGAATTCCAAGGTGAGCTCCTCAATTTCAGAAAGGATGGTACTCCTATGGTGAACAGGTTACGGCTTGCACCCATACATGATGATGATGGGACTGTAACACACATTATAGGAATTCAAGTGTTTTCGGAGACAAAAATAGACCTTAATCGGTTGTCATATCCTGTCTTCAAAGAAAATTGTGCCATTAAATATGATCTATCAGGCAAAAGTGCTCATCTGATTGATCAATCACCATTTGGTCATCATAAAGAAATATGTGGGATACTGCAGCTTTCAGATGAAGTCTTGGCTCATAACATTTTGTCACGCTTGACACCCCGAGATGTTGCATCTGTTGGATCAGTATGCCGAAGGATACGTCAATTGACGAAGAATGAGCATTTAAGGAAGATGGTATGTCAGAATGCATGGGGAAGAGAAGTGACTGGAACATTGGAACAAATGACAAAGAAACTCGGTTGGGGGCGCTTGGCTAGGGAACTTACAACTCTTGAAGCGGTTTGTTGGAGAAAAATGACAGTTGGAGGAGCTGTGGAGCCCTTACGTTGCAACTTTAGTGCATGTGCAGCAGGTAATCGACTAGTATTATTCGGTGGGGAAGGAGTCAATATGCAGCCTATGGATGATACCTTTGTTCTCAATCTTGATGCTGCAAATCCCGAGTGGCGCAGAGTAAGCGTGAAATCCTCCCCACCTGGACGCTGGGGCCACACTCTATCTTGTTTGAATGGTTCTTGGTTAGTGGTTTTCGGGGGATGTGGCAGTCAAGGATTGCTCAATGACGTGTTTGTACTCGATTTGGATGCTCAACAACCAACATGGAAAGAAATCTCTGGTGGAGCTCCTCCATTGCCTAGATCCTGGCATAGCTCCTGTATGATTGAAGGCTCAAAACTGGTAGTCTCAGGTGGATGCACAGATGCCGGTGTGCTTCTCAGTGACACATACTTGTTGGATCTAACAACAGACAAGCCAACATGGAGAGAGATACCCACATCTGGGACACCCCCATCTAGATTGGGACATTCTCTTTCTGTTTATGGTCGGACAAAGATTCTAATGTTTGGTGGACTTGCCAAGAGCGGACACTTACGCTTACGATCAGGCGAGGCATACACCATAGATTTAGAAGAGGAAGAACCCCAGTGGAGGCAACTTGAGTGCAGTGCATTCACCGGAATTGGCGGCCAGAGTGCTGTGGTTCCTCCACCAAGACTCGATCATGTAGCAGTCAGCATGCCCTGTGGAAGGATTATCATTTTTGGAGGCTCCATTGCCGGGTTACATTCACCTTCTCAACTATTCCTTCTCGATCCTGCCGAGGAGAAACCGTCATGGAGAATTCTCAACGTTCCTGGGCAACCACCTAAATTTGCTTGGGGCCATAGTACTTGCGTCGTTGGAGGGACACGGGTTTTGGTATTAGGCGGCCACACCGGAGAAGAATGGATACTCAATGAATTACATGAACTCTGTTTAGCTAGCAGACAAGATTCAGATCTTTGA